The following are from one region of the Gossypium hirsutum isolate 1008001.06 chromosome D03, Gossypium_hirsutum_v2.1, whole genome shotgun sequence genome:
- the LOC107933739 gene encoding casein kinase II subunit beta-1 isoform X3: MYRGERAAGGSKGEVGSVDRKRINEALDKQLERSSPSTSRAINGKDKSSQSLQMGKHPPDHYRDSCSASLPKPNASGDESETDSEESDVSGSDGDDTSWISWFCNLRGNEFFCEVDDDYIQDDFNLCGLSSQVPYYDYALDLILDVESSHGDMFTEEQNELVESAAEMLYGLIHSRYILTGKGIAAMLDKYKNYDFGRCPRVYCCGQPCLPVGQSDIPRSSTVKIYCPRCEDIFYPRSKYQGTREQFCSG; the protein is encoded by the exons atgtACAGAGGAGAGAGAGCCGCCGGTGGTTCCAAAGGGGAGGTAGGTTCGGTGGATCGGAAACGGATCAACGAAGCGCTTGATAAGCAACTGGAACGATCGTCGCCGTCAACATCGAGAGCAATCAACGGCAAGGATAAGTCATCGCAGTCCCTTCAAATGGGGAAGCATCCACCTGATCATTACCGTGACTCTTGTTCTGCTTCTCTACCTAAACCGAACGCCTCCGGTG ATGAATCTGAAACTGACAGTGAAGAGTCGGATGTTAGTGGTTCCGACGGGGATGACACATCTTGGATCTCATGGTTTTGCAATCTACGTGGAAATGAATTCTTTTGCGAAGTTGATGATGACTACATACAAGACGATTTTAACCTTTGTGGGCTAAGTAGCCAAGTTCCTTACTATGATTATGCTCTTGATTTGATTTTGGATGTTGAATCTTCTCACG GAGATATGTTTACGGAGGAGCAAAACGAATTAGTTGAATCTGCGGCAGAGATGCTTTATGGTCTGATTCATTCTCGATACATATTGACAGGCAAAGGGATTGCCGCTATG CTAGACAAGTACAAGAACTACGATTTTGGAAGATGCCCTAGAGTTTACTGCTGCGGACAACCATGTCTTCCAGTCGGTCAATCGGATATTCCTCGATCAAGCACCGTAAAAATATACTGCCCTCGATGCGAAGATATCTTCTACCCACGCTCCAAGTACCAAGGCA CTCGAGAACAATTTTGTTCGGGTTGA
- the LOC107933739 gene encoding casein kinase II subunit beta-2 isoform X2 — MYRGERAAGGSKGEVGSVDRKRINEALDKQLERSSPSTSRAINGKDKSSQSLQMGKHPPDHYRDSCSASLPKPNASGDESETDSEESDVSGSDGDDTSWISWFCNLRGNEFFCEVDDDYIQDDFNLCGLSSQVPYYDYALDLILDVESSHDMFTEEQNELVESAAEMLYGLIHSRYILTGKGIAAMLDKYKNYDFGRCPRVYCCGQPCLPVGQSDIPRSSTVKIYCPRCEDIFYPRSKYQGNTDGAYFGTTFPNLFLMTYQHLKPQKASQSYVPRVFGFKIHKP, encoded by the exons atgtACAGAGGAGAGAGAGCCGCCGGTGGTTCCAAAGGGGAGGTAGGTTCGGTGGATCGGAAACGGATCAACGAAGCGCTTGATAAGCAACTGGAACGATCGTCGCCGTCAACATCGAGAGCAATCAACGGCAAGGATAAGTCATCGCAGTCCCTTCAAATGGGGAAGCATCCACCTGATCATTACCGTGACTCTTGTTCTGCTTCTCTACCTAAACCGAACGCCTCCGGTG ATGAATCTGAAACTGACAGTGAAGAGTCGGATGTTAGTGGTTCCGACGGGGATGACACATCTTGGATCTCATGGTTTTGCAATCTACGTGGAAATGAATTCTTTTGCGAAGTTGATGATGACTACATACAAGACGATTTTAACCTTTGTGGGCTAAGTAGCCAAGTTCCTTACTATGATTATGCTCTTGATTTGATTTTGGATGTTGAATCTTCTCACG ATATGTTTACGGAGGAGCAAAACGAATTAGTTGAATCTGCGGCAGAGATGCTTTATGGTCTGATTCATTCTCGATACATATTGACAGGCAAAGGGATTGCCGCTATG CTAGACAAGTACAAGAACTACGATTTTGGAAGATGCCCTAGAGTTTACTGCTGCGGACAACCATGTCTTCCAGTCGGTCAATCGGATATTCCTCGATCAAGCACCGTAAAAATATACTGCCCTCGATGCGAAGATATCTTCTACCCACGCTCCAAGTACCAAGGCA ACACCGACGGTGCCTATTTTGGGACAACATTTCCAAACCTGTTCTTGATGACATACCAACACCTGAAGCCACAAAAGGCATCTCAAAGCTACGTACCAAGAGTATTCGGGTTCAAGATCCACAAACCCTGA
- the LOC107933739 gene encoding casein kinase II subunit beta-2 isoform X1, which produces MYRGERAAGGSKGEVGSVDRKRINEALDKQLERSSPSTSRAINGKDKSSQSLQMGKHPPDHYRDSCSASLPKPNASGDESETDSEESDVSGSDGDDTSWISWFCNLRGNEFFCEVDDDYIQDDFNLCGLSSQVPYYDYALDLILDVESSHGDMFTEEQNELVESAAEMLYGLIHSRYILTGKGIAAMLDKYKNYDFGRCPRVYCCGQPCLPVGQSDIPRSSTVKIYCPRCEDIFYPRSKYQGNTDGAYFGTTFPNLFLMTYQHLKPQKASQSYVPRVFGFKIHKP; this is translated from the exons atgtACAGAGGAGAGAGAGCCGCCGGTGGTTCCAAAGGGGAGGTAGGTTCGGTGGATCGGAAACGGATCAACGAAGCGCTTGATAAGCAACTGGAACGATCGTCGCCGTCAACATCGAGAGCAATCAACGGCAAGGATAAGTCATCGCAGTCCCTTCAAATGGGGAAGCATCCACCTGATCATTACCGTGACTCTTGTTCTGCTTCTCTACCTAAACCGAACGCCTCCGGTG ATGAATCTGAAACTGACAGTGAAGAGTCGGATGTTAGTGGTTCCGACGGGGATGACACATCTTGGATCTCATGGTTTTGCAATCTACGTGGAAATGAATTCTTTTGCGAAGTTGATGATGACTACATACAAGACGATTTTAACCTTTGTGGGCTAAGTAGCCAAGTTCCTTACTATGATTATGCTCTTGATTTGATTTTGGATGTTGAATCTTCTCACG GAGATATGTTTACGGAGGAGCAAAACGAATTAGTTGAATCTGCGGCAGAGATGCTTTATGGTCTGATTCATTCTCGATACATATTGACAGGCAAAGGGATTGCCGCTATG CTAGACAAGTACAAGAACTACGATTTTGGAAGATGCCCTAGAGTTTACTGCTGCGGACAACCATGTCTTCCAGTCGGTCAATCGGATATTCCTCGATCAAGCACCGTAAAAATATACTGCCCTCGATGCGAAGATATCTTCTACCCACGCTCCAAGTACCAAGGCA ACACCGACGGTGCCTATTTTGGGACAACATTTCCAAACCTGTTCTTGATGACATACCAACACCTGAAGCCACAAAAGGCATCTCAAAGCTACGTACCAAGAGTATTCGGGTTCAAGATCCACAAACCCTGA